In Bradyrhizobium guangxiense, the following are encoded in one genomic region:
- the glgB gene encoding 1,4-alpha-glucan branching protein GlgB, with protein sequence MPKLPAEAYAIIEGRHSDPFHYLGLHAEGGRSVVRAFLPEASNVEAVGEHGEVASLDRVHDAGLFIGALPNGSRHYQLRAKFGNSVVEFEDAYRFPPILTDFDLYLLGEGTHQRLYDKLGAHPMRLEGIDGIGFVVLAPNARRVSVVGDFNFWDGRRHPMRVRGAGYWELFIPHAKSGDHYKFEIIGPHGHLLPLKSDPLAFASEVRPKTASIVFDEAQLPRPRPAPDGINALSAPMSIYEVHLGSWRRKDNNEWLTYRELAEQLPAYARDMGFTHLEFLPVSEHPFDGSWGYQPTGLYAPTSRFGTPEDFAALVDACHREGIGVLLDWVPGHFPDDPHGLGSFDGTALYEHANPLQGRHLDWGTLIYNYGRTEVTNFLVSNALFWMDRYAIDGLRVDAVASMLYLDYSRPPGAWIPNQYGGRENIEAINFLRRFNTEVFARFPQATTAAEESTAWPQVSRPVEFGGLGFGYKWNMGWMHDTLNYISKDPIHRKYHHGEILFGLHYAFSENFILPLSHDEVVHGKRSILGRMPGDEWQRFANLRAYYSFMFGHPGKKLLFMGAEIAQSSEWNHDQSLDWHLLEYKHHSGIQALIRDLNRLYRAVPALHQMDCDQAGFEWLITDDANRNLFAWLRKGFDEHARCLVIVNFSPNVYRNYGVRVPFAGKWKEVFNSDSGHYGGSNVGNIGEGQAVEGKAPELRLTIPPLAAIFLVPES encoded by the coding sequence ATGCCTAAACTGCCTGCCGAGGCCTATGCGATCATCGAAGGCCGCCATTCGGACCCCTTCCACTATCTCGGACTCCATGCCGAGGGCGGCAGAAGCGTGGTGCGCGCGTTCCTGCCCGAGGCCTCCAATGTCGAGGCGGTCGGCGAACATGGCGAGGTCGCATCGCTCGACCGGGTGCACGACGCCGGACTGTTCATCGGCGCGCTGCCCAACGGCTCCAGGCACTACCAGCTACGCGCAAAATTCGGCAACAGCGTCGTCGAGTTCGAGGACGCCTACCGCTTTCCGCCGATCCTGACGGATTTCGACCTGTATCTGCTCGGCGAGGGCACCCACCAGCGCCTCTACGACAAGCTCGGCGCCCATCCGATGCGGCTCGAGGGCATCGACGGCATCGGCTTCGTGGTGCTGGCGCCGAATGCACGCCGCGTTTCGGTGGTCGGCGATTTCAATTTCTGGGACGGACGGCGCCATCCGATGCGGGTGCGCGGCGCCGGGTATTGGGAATTGTTCATTCCGCATGCAAAGTCCGGCGATCACTACAAGTTCGAGATCATCGGCCCCCACGGCCATCTGCTGCCGCTGAAATCCGATCCGCTGGCGTTTGCGAGCGAGGTCCGACCGAAGACGGCCTCCATCGTGTTCGACGAAGCGCAGCTGCCGCGTCCGCGCCCGGCGCCCGACGGCATCAACGCCCTGTCGGCGCCGATGTCGATCTACGAGGTCCATCTGGGCTCGTGGCGGCGCAAGGACAACAATGAATGGCTGACCTATCGCGAGCTCGCCGAGCAGCTGCCGGCCTATGCCCGCGACATGGGCTTCACCCATCTCGAATTCCTGCCCGTCAGCGAGCACCCGTTCGACGGCTCCTGGGGCTATCAGCCAACTGGGCTCTACGCGCCGACGAGCCGCTTCGGGACCCCGGAGGATTTCGCCGCGCTGGTCGATGCCTGTCACCGCGAAGGCATCGGCGTGCTGCTCGACTGGGTGCCGGGTCACTTCCCCGACGATCCGCACGGGCTCGGCAGTTTCGACGGCACAGCGCTTTATGAACATGCCAACCCGCTCCAGGGCCGCCACCTCGACTGGGGCACGTTGATCTACAATTACGGCCGTACCGAAGTGACGAACTTCCTGGTGTCGAACGCGCTGTTCTGGATGGACCGCTATGCCATCGACGGGCTGCGCGTCGATGCCGTCGCGTCCATGCTCTATCTCGACTACAGCCGGCCACCCGGCGCGTGGATACCGAACCAGTATGGCGGCCGCGAAAACATCGAGGCGATCAACTTCCTGCGCCGCTTCAACACCGAGGTCTTCGCGCGCTTCCCGCAGGCGACCACGGCGGCCGAGGAGTCCACCGCCTGGCCGCAGGTCTCGCGGCCGGTCGAATTCGGCGGGCTCGGCTTCGGCTACAAGTGGAACATGGGCTGGATGCACGACACGCTGAACTACATCAGCAAGGATCCGATCCACCGCAAGTACCATCACGGCGAGATCCTGTTCGGCCTGCACTACGCGTTCTCGGAGAACTTCATCCTGCCGCTGTCTCACGACGAAGTCGTCCACGGCAAGCGCTCGATCCTCGGCCGCATGCCTGGCGACGAGTGGCAGCGCTTTGCGAACCTGCGCGCCTATTACAGCTTCATGTTCGGTCACCCCGGCAAGAAGCTCTTGTTCATGGGCGCCGAGATCGCGCAGAGCAGCGAGTGGAATCACGACCAGTCGCTCGACTGGCACCTGCTCGAATACAAGCACCATTCCGGCATCCAGGCGCTGATCCGGGACCTCAACCGGCTCTATCGCGCGGTGCCGGCGCTGCACCAGATGGACTGCGACCAGGCCGGTTTCGAATGGCTGATCACGGACGACGCCAACCGCAACCTGTTCGCCTGGCTGCGCAAGGGCTTCGACGAGCACGCGCGCTGTCTCGTCATCGTCAACTTCTCTCCCAACGTCTATCGCAACTACGGCGTCCGCGTTCCCTTTGCCGGCAAATGGAAGGAAGTGTTCAATTCGGACTCCGGCCATTATGGCGGCAGCAATGTCGGGAACATCGGCGAGGGCCAAGCCGTTGAAGGCAAGGCGCCCGAGCTCCGCCTCACCATTCCGCCGCTCGCCGCGATCTTCCTCGTTCCGGAAAGCTGA
- the glgX gene encoding glycogen debranching protein GlgX, translated as MRLTAGSPARLGASWDGRGTNFALFSANAQKVELCLFDAQGRRELERIELPERTEDVWHGYLNDVSPGQLYGYRVHGPYEPEHGHRFNANKLLLDPYAKRLAGRLVWSDAHFAYRTGSAREDLSFDRRDNARGMPKAVVVDETFNWGRREIRPNIPWEDTIIYEAHVKGLTQKRDDVSPNLRGTYGGLSSPAMIEHLKTLGVTTIELLPVHSFVDDRILVEKRLVNYWGYNTLSFFAPEPRYAQDNALDSFRTTVARLHDAGIEVMLDVVYNHTAEGNHLGPTLCYRGIDNASYYWLNRENPRYYDDFTGCGSSVNLTHPRVLQMVMDSLRYWVEVCHVDGFRFDLATTLARGPNGFDRGISFLTAIRQDPVLATVKLVAEPWDLGLGGYQVGAFPSQWSEWNDRYRSAMRRYWSGEGSLIGDISSRMTASSDLFNHDGRRPRASINHITVHDGFTLADLFSYNEKHNEANGEDNRDGSNDNHSNNCGVEGPTDDPQIIGLRRQLRKNVLACLMLAQGVPLILAGDEVGNSQSGNNNAYCQDNEIGWGGWGKLGKDGDDMVDFVGHLADIRRRFSQLRSHRWLDGRPADGLSYGALWLTPAGDEMTESDWKFPEGRFLSYVMGPMEPGSAAIFIVLNAAPEEIAFKLPKMTEYKSWQQILNTTDAKLNTIDFPPGSDSKAPPRSVLAFAGAL; from the coding sequence ATGCGCCTGACTGCTGGATCGCCCGCACGCCTCGGCGCAAGCTGGGACGGACGCGGCACCAATTTCGCGCTGTTCTCCGCCAACGCACAGAAGGTCGAGCTCTGCCTGTTCGACGCTCAGGGCCGCCGCGAGCTCGAACGCATCGAGCTGCCCGAGCGGACCGAGGACGTCTGGCACGGCTATCTCAACGACGTCTCGCCCGGCCAGCTGTACGGCTATCGCGTCCACGGCCCTTACGAGCCCGAGCATGGTCACCGCTTCAATGCCAACAAGCTGCTGCTCGATCCCTACGCCAAGCGGCTCGCCGGGCGTCTGGTCTGGAGTGATGCGCACTTTGCCTACCGCACCGGCTCGGCCCGCGAGGATCTGTCCTTCGACCGTCGCGACAATGCGCGCGGCATGCCCAAGGCCGTCGTGGTCGACGAGACCTTCAACTGGGGCCGCCGCGAGATCCGTCCCAACATCCCCTGGGAAGACACGATCATCTACGAAGCCCACGTCAAGGGCCTGACGCAGAAGCGCGACGACGTGTCGCCGAACTTGCGCGGCACCTATGGCGGCCTCTCCTCGCCGGCGATGATCGAGCATCTTAAGACGCTCGGCGTCACCACGATCGAGCTGCTGCCGGTGCACAGCTTCGTCGACGACCGCATCCTGGTGGAGAAAAGGCTTGTCAATTATTGGGGCTACAACACGCTGTCCTTCTTCGCCCCCGAGCCGCGCTACGCCCAGGACAATGCGCTCGACTCCTTCCGCACCACGGTGGCGCGCCTGCACGATGCCGGCATCGAGGTGATGCTCGACGTCGTCTACAATCACACAGCGGAGGGCAACCATCTCGGTCCGACCCTATGCTATCGCGGCATCGACAACGCCTCCTATTACTGGCTGAACCGCGAGAACCCGCGCTATTACGACGACTTCACCGGCTGCGGCTCCTCCGTCAACCTCACCCATCCACGCGTGCTGCAGATGGTGATGGATTCACTGCGCTACTGGGTCGAGGTCTGCCACGTCGACGGCTTCCGCTTCGACCTCGCCACCACGCTGGCGCGTGGGCCGAACGGCTTTGATCGCGGCATCTCGTTCCTGACCGCGATCCGGCAGGATCCGGTGCTGGCGACCGTCAAGCTCGTCGCGGAGCCCTGGGATCTCGGCCTCGGCGGCTATCAGGTCGGCGCGTTCCCCTCGCAATGGTCGGAATGGAACGATCGCTATCGCAGCGCGATGCGCCGCTACTGGAGCGGCGAAGGCAGCCTGATCGGCGACATCTCCAGCCGCATGACGGCGTCCTCCGACCTGTTCAACCACGACGGACGGCGGCCGCGCGCCAGCATCAACCACATCACCGTCCACGACGGCTTCACGCTCGCCGACCTCTTCAGCTACAACGAGAAGCACAACGAGGCCAACGGCGAGGACAACCGCGACGGCTCCAACGACAATCACAGCAACAATTGCGGTGTCGAGGGGCCGACCGACGATCCCCAGATCATCGGCCTGCGTCGCCAGCTTCGCAAGAACGTGCTGGCCTGTCTGATGCTGGCGCAGGGCGTTCCGCTGATCCTCGCCGGCGACGAGGTCGGCAACTCGCAATCCGGCAACAACAACGCCTATTGCCAGGACAACGAGATCGGCTGGGGCGGCTGGGGCAAGCTGGGCAAGGACGGCGACGACATGGTCGATTTCGTCGGCCATCTCGCCGACATCCGCCGCCGGTTCTCGCAGCTTCGCAGCCACCGCTGGCTCGACGGACGGCCTGCGGACGGCCTCTCCTATGGCGCGCTGTGGCTGACGCCCGCCGGCGACGAGATGACGGAAAGCGACTGGAAGTTTCCCGAAGGGCGGTTCCTGTCCTATGTGATGGGACCGATGGAACCGGGCAGCGCCGCGATCTTTATCGTATTGAACGCGGCCCCCGAAGAGATCGCATTCAAATTGCCCAAGATGACCGAATACAAGAGCTGGCAGCAGATCCTGAACACGACCGAT